CCGAGCCACCACACCAAGGCCACGGCCGCGAGGGCGTACGACATGTGGGCAATGGAGGAGTAGGCCATAACCCTGCCCAGCGTCTTCGCCGTGAGCCCAGCCACGTTGGCGACGAGCATGGAGACAAGCGCCACCACCAGCGCCACAAGCCCCACCTCGCCAGGCGCCTTCAAGCTCAAACTCTTGAAGATCGCCAAGAGGACGAAGAGGGCGGTCACTTTGCTAAACGCCGCGAGAGACGCCGCGCCGCCCGGCGACCCCAAGGCGTAGGCGTCTACAACCCACGCGTGAAAAGGCGCCACACCCAACTCAAACATAAAGCCTAGTACCGCCAGGTAGAGCCCCCACGGCCACCCAGCCACCGCCGCAAAGTAGCCCACGACGATGAGCACCTTCCCCACCCCGGAAAAGACAAGGTACTTCACGGCCCCCTCCACGTTCTCTCTCCCTCTACCCATGGCCAAGAGGCCGTATACCGCCGCAGTAGCCAGAGCCAACGCTATGAGTCCATACACCACCGGCTGGGCGGCGTAGTAGACGTACACTGCGATAGCCGCCGCCACCGCCGCAAATGAAAGGGCGAGGCCGAAGGACCCCACCCTCCAGTCGAGAGCAAGCGCCAGCGCCACCAACGCCACTAAAACCCCCACCGGTACGCCGGCCGCCGCGGTGAGGGCCACAAGCGCCAGAGACGTGGCCACCGCCACGTACCGCCCGTCCACCCTCACCAACAGCGGCGCCGCCAGAGACAGAGCCAGGATCAGATAGGCGAAGTAGGCGATCATAGCAACACCAGCAGGAGGAGAATTACAAACACCCCCACAACCGCATAGAACACGTACATGCTGATATAGCCGGTGGCCAGCCTCCTAGCCCAGTTCGACGCGGCCCCGAACACCCCCGGCAAGACGCTGTGGTAAAGCCCGTCGAAAAGCCCCCTGTCAAACACCAGGTAGATAAACTTGGCGAGCCATGTGTACAGCAGTGGAAGCACCCCGTCGTATAGGATAGGCAAATAGAACCTGCGGTACAGCGCCTCCCACAGAGGCTTTAGAGTCTCCGAGCGGAAGCCGGGGAGCCATATATACAGGATAAACCCCGTTAAGAAGCCGGCCAGCACCGCCACAAGCGCCTCGGTTAAGGGAAACTTCACAGCGGCGGCGAAGTACACGCCCAGCGCCACAGTGGCCACGGCCAGCGCAGTATAGGGAAGCCACATCAACACAGGCGCCTCGTGCACCTCCTCCGGCTCCCTCCCGTGGGCAAACGTCAAGCCGATGAGCCGCAGGCCGTAAATCGGCGTTATGAACAACAACACGTACAGCACAGGCGCCAGCCACTCCACGTGGTACACATGCCCAGCCTCGAACACGTTCTCCAACGCAAGGTCCTTGGTGACGTAGCCGACAAAGGGCGGGATGCCCACGAGGCTAAGCATAGACAGAGCCATGGCCGCCGCGGTGATCTTCATATGCCTCGCCAGTCCTCCCACCTCCCCAATGAATCTCGTACCCGCCTCGTGAATCACGGCGCCGAAGCCCATGAAGAGGCTGGCCTTAGACACCGCGTGGCCCACGATGTGGAGAAAAGCAAAGAA
The sequence above is drawn from the Pyrobaculum ferrireducens genome and encodes:
- a CDS encoding proton-conducting transporter membrane subunit — protein: MIAYFAYLILALSLAAPLLVRVDGRYVAVATSLALVALTAAAGVPVGVLVALVALALALDWRVGSFGLALSFAAVAAAIAVYVYYAAQPVVYGLIALALATAAVYGLLAMGRGRENVEGAVKYLVFSGVGKVLIVVGYFAAVAGWPWGLYLAVLGFMFELGVAPFHAWVVDAYALGSPGGAASLAAFSKVTALFVLLAIFKSLSLKAPGEVGLVALVVALVSMLVANVAGLTAKTLGRVMAYSSIAHMSYALAAVALVWWLGEPEKRPSLFGAPVSAADLAILVVVLEGLASGLAKAGVFGYLRAAFSDLLPPRRSVLNVLNVLSLLGLPPLLGFWPKLLLALLILSYPNVQLAVLLVAWVVFNSALATPYYLRAVRWLMEAPGPVGDNVTSSYTAFAAVALGVALPLVAYLLL